The sequence TATTGGTGTCTCCATTGGCTAGATTTGTGAAAATAGTGGAAGAACAAGGAAAATTGGAAGTTGGGTTTTTTGTAATCTTTGTGATAACCATAGCCACTGGGACTTTTGCAACAATTACAAGTGTGGGATCGGTTTCCAGAATGTTGTCGGCATTGAGTGGGCTAGTTGGGATTATGGTGTTTTTAGTTCTTCCATTAGTGGTTGTAGTTGAGGAGAAAGTAAAGGAGAGAGtagaaaaagggaaagaaggaAGGGTTTATCATTTTACAGTGGAAGAGAATAACGATGTAGAGAGAATTATGAGAGgggaaaatgaaaggaaagtGGAAAGAACAGATGATGGCGAAGCAATGGAGGAGATTGGAGCTAAAGAGATGGTGAAAAGAATAAACTTTTGGTTATATTTTGGTGTTTATTTATTTGGTGCAACATTGGGATTGGCATTCTTAAACAACTTGGGACAAATAGCAGAGTCTCGTGGAAGTTCGAGTGTGTCGTCATTGGTTTCTTTGTCGTCTTCCTTCGGCTTCTTTGGCCGCCTCCTGCCCTCAATTCTCGACTATTTTCTGTCAAGGTAAGGTCATTAATTTAAGCTTTTCTATTGTGGCCTTGTCCGTATGTAACCTACGTTTTTGTACAAATCATCCAAACCAATTTTTAAAATGTACATAATTTTAATAGTGAAGTGGTGTTGGTGCAGGAGGAATAAGTTTATGAAATCAAAGCCAGGATGGATGGTGGGACTAATGGGAGCACTATGTGGAGGTTTCTTCCTTCTATTAAGTCCAAGTGATACGAGCCTTTGTATGAGCACTGCCATAATTGCAATATGTACAGGTGCAATTACTTCAATTTCTGTGTCCACAACCACTGACTTATTTGGGGCAACTAATTTCTCAATAAATCACAATGTTGTTGTAGCCAACATTCCTTTTGGgtcatttatatttggttatatGGCTGCTTTTCTTTATCACAAACAAGCTGGCCATGGTGTTGCTGCTGGGAAATGCATTGGAGTTGAGTGCTATAGAACAACTTTTTTGATATGGGGTTGCTTCTCTTCTTTTGGTACTTTCTTAGCTTTGCTTTTGTTTGCTCGAACTAGAAGCTTCTACTCTACAACAGACTTATCTTCGCATATCTCACCAAATTAATTCTTCTATTTAGATTATCTTTTGACTTCTCAAGTTTTGTAGGTTAGTTTAGAGATGACTCtaatatatttcaatatataatacCAACATTACATTAAAATTATACTTCCTATACCTTTTTATTCCTCTCTATTGTAAAATATGAAATTGACTTCTACTTCGAAAATCACCGTTATGCTTTGTTGTATTCTCAGAAGGCAATGTATTTATTTTAGAAGGTTAATCTTGTACAAATATCATATTAGAAcagtaattaaaataaaaaaagaaaattcaaaattgatTGCTGTGTATCATTTGAATCCTAAAATGTTAGTTTTATAAATGGTTTTGATGTTAGTTGTGCACTGCACGTGCTCATGCTACCTTCTCATTTTCCTCACCGGTGGTTGAGTATTTGTACCCCACGTGGTAGGCTACTCCCTCAATAAATTCCAACTTTATTATCATTAGATTTTTACAATATTTGTTAGCACATAAATCAGACCTCTCTATTCAAAATCCTTCccaatttattctttttattttaaaattctgccaattttttatttttggctTTCAAATTATTCTATAAAACTCTCAActgatttttattttcatatttattattattgctattattttttagtttttgactAATAAGTCATTCATTTATGAAATCTTTTAATATAaccaaataaatcaaaatattaaaaaaaaaaaaaaattcaccatctatcaatgataggttGCTATAGATTAACTTGTGTCATGAAAGACATAAATAACAATATAGGAATAGTTGGAAATATAGctattagattcaaaataattaactatataacaataattttaaaaaattacaaatatagcaaaatttgtaaaaaactaTCGATAATAGAAGCTTATGATGGATTGTTATGTCAAAATACATATTTGGAATTTTTAagtattaatttttttcataaaatgtTATCCATTATAGTTATACAAACAATCTATCATAGTCATGTCAAATAGATATTTTGAACGATTTTGTCGATTTAAAACAATTTCCTTTGATTTATTACATCCTTAAGATCTTATGGACATACTGTATACAAATTAAATCAAAAGTTTAgtctttattatatataaacatcaattttaattataataacttttatcaattctttTAAATACATAAGGGATCTTTCACCATAAAATTAGAACtctatgaacttattaaatacTTGCAAAACTTATGAACCTATTAgatatgaaattaaaaatttatttacaaACCAACTATGGTTTTTaaagtttataaatttattttacaagAAAGTCTAGGATTCTAAACTGTAATTTACATACAAATATATGAATTAAGATTTATCGTTTCGTTTGGattaacaacaacaatatacgAAGCATGTAATTCAAAACTGTAACTGCCTAGTTGAGATATGTTTAAGTGGATAGACTTATAGAATTACCTAAACTTAAaaccatttgattttttatttttaagaattatggttgtttttttccatttcttaaAACAATCTTGAAATATACcgaaatatataaaattaaaatttaaattttgattttttttttcttttaaggaaaaaacttacaaaatataaataacgAAATATTGAATTCAATAGACGATAGtaatgtttttcttttagatAAAATATGTGGTGAGAGATCATCAAACGTCTAGCTTTGAGGTTATTACACATATTAGAttgaaacatttttaaatataataaaataaattaaaatatttactatacacaaccaaattttagatattgatagacactaatagacttctattattGTCTATTAATATGAAGCATGTTAGTGcctatcattaataaaatctagaattttgtttataatttataaatattatgtcaaatatatcattttttacaatttctttGTTAGATCTGAAGTAAGTAATATTTAAAAGTGGTTATTATAACttaatttaaaaggaaaagtaaTTATTAAATGGGGCTAACCAAATAATAGGCGTGGTTGGTTTGTATTAAATTGGAATTAAATGAAATTGATAATGCAATACAACTGCATATAATTCAACTGGAAACATACAACGACTCAAAATGATTATAGCATAAGACGTTGTTTATAGTTTCATCACTaacttttctttgttttctttttttattattattattatatatacttAAACACACCTCCACAACATTCTATGAATTACCTATCTCTCTAGTGGGTGTGAGGTGCAaaacaatatatgattattttatttttttctttaattttatatttaacaaATCCTCCATTTATTCCACAACTTACAAAATTTGACGCATTAGAATCTACtagatataaaataaaatttaattttctaaattttttatattagaCGAAGAAACATTAGCATAAAATTAAAACTTAGGAATTTTTCTGGacattttttaagtttaaaaatcTACTAGAAAAGTTAGAGCCAATTACATACATATACAATATTCGAACACAAAACaatagtaattaattattaactaaaaaCATTAGGAAATATAGTACAACCTTAACTTTGTTACATATCACTAGCTATGATCTATCGTTAGTAAATCAATCTATGATTTAGGTTTCTCACTAATAGATATATATGTGGAGGTCTATCAATAATATATGTCTATTTTCGTTTGATCAGAGAACGTTGATATATTTTGAGAACCAAGATTATTACATAATTGTACTTCCTATATCTTATcaatttattataaaattgaTTGAAGGCAtgtatatattcaataataaccATTTAAAAAAAACGAGAGCATTTCgtaaagaaagaagaattgAGGGGCGCAAAAGGACTTCACCTTGCAACGTAGGAGAATAAATGTTTTGTGTGTTTTGCATTACAAGTCAAATGTGGGGGCCGCAGCATTCAACTTCCTCTGCATTTACGAAACCCATCTGCCAAATATTTTCCTGGGACGGCACCGTTTTGGCTCATGTAAACATGACCTCACGCCCACGTACCACCCATCAATTCATACCCGAAATCACTGAAAATGTGGGGAGCATCGGGATCAGAGGAAATCTGAGAAAGGAACGAGAGTAAGAAGTATGAACATGGAAAAAAACGTTGAAAACTTCTTCAATGAAATGTGTTTGATTTTGCAATTAGAATCTAAAATGCTCAATCaaaacataattttaaaattaaaatatactacAAACTCATTCCTTCGTCATTCTTGTTGTTACACTTCGGTCTTCAACACACGACTTATTCAGATCCGACAAATTGGTACGTTAAAAACAGAACAACAAAGGCAAGATAGATTGTTAATGGAACGAAAActgcaaaacaaaaacaaggTTAGTAGACAGCTGAGTCATGGAACACGCtttctttaagacgtttcgcggCTCTACTCTGGATCATGCAAACAAAATAATGTCCCGTCGTCCCTAGGATAAAACAACATCTTCTTCAATTGATTTTGCAGAAAAGCCAACTGGAATCAAAATATCTCAAAATGATAGACGTATAAATAGCTCTCGGGAAACTTTTGTTATGACAGAAATAAGAATGAGAAGTCATTTTCTTGTGTTTTGGAAGAGATGAAAACTGAGGTACATATATAGTAGTGGAGGATAGGCCAACGGTCAGAAAACGGTCAAATTAATTAAGGCGAAAATGTTATTAACGTTATCAATTAATTACCAACGGTAATGAAACGTTAATCACAGTGAATTCTTAACGGTAATAAAACGTTTCACAATTAACTAAAacgttttaaaaaatttaaagaaagtTTTATCTCTCCTAGCCCAAGTGACGAACGACGACGGTGCGCGTGTGGAGATATAGGCATATTTACATTTGCCTATCTCCTTCCTCCTTCCTCCTTCCAAAACTTAGGTACCATAAGTGCCCAAATTCATTAATCAATCAATGGGTATATGAAGGAGAGCCTTcacattccaaaataataaaTGTGGGAATGcttgagagaataaaataatattattttttcttttcacaaatttttcatccaataatcccccacttgaaaatattttactatCATTCCCCcacttgaattttttttaagacaTTTTTATGGAGTAGTGTTTGTTTCTATAGTGTTGTGCTTAAGTAAAGGTGTCTGATGACTTGAACCTTTACATAGTGATAATAGTTTAGAGTATTGTAAAGTAACTCGtagttttgaactttacttCTAACGCTGTTGCACACACAACATTATTTGAGTGAAGTTCTAAAATAGTTTGTGCTTTATGGCTTTGCACGTATATCCCAGTTCAGTGAACTCTCTAGGAATCTGCCCAAAATTCCATGGGAAGCGGCCCTCACTTCCACATTGACAAAGGTGAATCTATCAAGAGTACTCTTGTAGCTAGGTACCCTGCTTGATATCAAGTATAGATTTCATTAAGAACAAAGTTCAGCCTCATCATACGCTTCAGGATGTCATGCTAATCACTAAATCATAAGAATGGAACTTCTAATTATTTAGCATGATTCTTTTCATATTACTTGTGATCAGTTATTACCCATTGAACTTGTTTCTTGAGATCTCCAGTCTTTCAAGTTCGGTTTACCTCGCAGTAATTCAAGTTTTAACAGGCTTGAGTCCCATTCTTTCTAAGGTTTTAAAAACCTTCTCTCTAGCGAGTCCTTTCATCAAAGGATCAACCAAGTTATCGTCAGACCGTACATAATCCACTACCACTGCACCAGTAGTGAACAATTCTCTAATGGTACTGTACTTACAACGTATCTGTCGTCTCTTACTGTTATAATAACGGTTATGAACTTTTGCGATAGTTGCAGTACTATCACAATGGATTAGTATGGTTGGTATCGGTCTTTCCCATGTGTGAATCTTTGATAGTAAGCTTCGAAGCCGGCTTTGCTTCTTCATTAGCAGTAGCTAGTGCTATCTTCTCTGACTCCATCATTGACCGAACTAAGATTTTCTGTTTCTTGGATTTTCAAGCAATGGCTCCTCctgctatattaaaaatatagccacTTGTAGTCTTTGAGTCATTTGAGAGGAAATTCCAATCAACATCTTCAAGTACAACTGAAAACTTATTATAATGTAATCATAGGTTGACTTTTCTTAAGGTATCTCATTATTCTCTCTATTGCATTCCAGTGTTCTATAGACTAGGTTTGTTGGTAAACCTACATAGTAATCCTACGATGTAAGCTATATCTGGTTTAGTGCAATCAGCCGCATACCTCAAACTACCTATGATACTAGCATACTTGGATTGGTTAACATTGTCACTAGTGTTCTTGAATAATTTAGCACTAGAGTCATAAGGTGTACAAGCTGGTTTACTTTTGAAGTAGTTGTATTTCTTTATAATCTTTTCTATGTAATGAGATTGATCTAAGAAAATTCCATTTTTCAGTTCTGGTAATTTTGATACCTAAGATTACATCAGCTTCAACTAAGTCTTTCATGTTAAAGTTTACACTCAACATAGATTTTATATCATTTATGAAGTGCAAGTTTGATCCAAAaattaacatgtcatctacgTATAGGCATATGATAATACATAACCTACCTTTAGTCTTACAGAAGATACATTTGTCACTCTCATTTACTTTGAATCTTTTTGACATGAGTAAGTTGTCAAACTTTTCGTGTCATTGCTTGGGAGCTTGTTTTAGGCCATAGAGGGATTTATCTAGTTTACAAACTTTGGATTCTTGGCCGTGAACTAGGAAACCTTCAGGTTGTTCGATAtaaatctcttcttctaaatcaccaATTAGGAAAGCAGTTTTAACATCCATCTGATGGATTAAGAGATTGTTTAGGGCAGCTATAGATATCAACACTTTAATTGAGGTGATTCTAGAGACTGAAAAAAAAGTATCAAAGAAATCTATGTTTTCCTCGATCTAAATCCTTTTGCTACTAATCTAGCCTTATACTTATTTACTAATCCATCAGGTTTGAATTTCTTCCTTAAAACCCATTTGCAGCCTATGGGTAAGTCAACTAGGTGTCAAGTTCTATTGGATTCAAGAGAGTCCatttcatcattgatagcttcttgccataaattgacattTATTGAGGATAAGGCTTCTGTTAGATCTTTTGGATCTTCTACGTTGTACGTTTCCAAGTCTTCTCCAAAGTCTTTTATGGTTCTAgctctcttgcttcttctaggtTTAGAATCTACTTCCTTTTCCTGGGTTTTGATCCTAATTGAAGGTATACTACTGAAACTTGAGCCCCcactatttctagatttaaaaggaaatctATCTTCGAAAAAATCTACGTCATTCGATTCTATGATTACTTTGTTTTCTAAGTCATAGAACCTATAGTGGAATTGTTTTCTAAGTCATAGAACCTATAGTCGAAAAAATAACATCTTTTCTTTCCACCTTTTGTAGTGTGCCCCATCAAATCAGAATGGTCGGTTGAGATCTGAGGACATAAAATTAGATTGAAATTGTCCGAACATCATAGTAGAAAAGAAAACATCTTAAAATCATTGTTCCACTTCGGTCTTCAACACACGACTTGTTCAGATCCGACAAACTGGTACGCAGAAAACAGAACAACGACAAGACAGATCAGTACtagaacaaaaaaagtaaaacagAAACAAAGTTAATAGATGACTGATTTACGGATCATGCTCTCTTTAAAACGTTTCACGGCTCCGCTCTGGATCGTGCAAACAAAATAATGTCCTGTCGTCCCTAGGGTAAAACAACATTTTCTTCAATTGAGTTTGCATAGAAACCAATTGGAATCAAAATCACTCAAAATGACAGATGTATGAATAGCTCTTGAGAAACTTTTGATCTGACAGAAATAAGAATGAGAAGTCGTTTTCTTATGTTTTGGAAGAGATGAAAACTGAGGGATATATATAGTAGTGGAGGATAGGCCAACGATCAGAAAACAATTATTAACGTTATCAATTAATTACAAACGGTAATGAGTTAATCACAATTAATTCTTAACGGTAATAAATCGTTTCACAATTAACTAAAACAttttagaaaatgaaaagaaagttttagtatatatatatatatatatatatatatatatatataattttatctCTCCTCGCCACGCCCGACAGATGAACGGTGGCGCGCTCATGGAGATGAAGAATATCCTGTCGTCCCCAGGATAAAACAACCTCTTCTTCAATTGATTTTGCACATAAACCAATTGGAATCAAAATCACTCAAAATGACAGACGTATGAATAGCTCTCGAGAAACTTTTGTTATGATAGAAATAAGAACAAGAAGTCATTTTCTTGTGTTTTGGAAGAGATGAAAATCGAGGGATATATATAGTAGTGGAGGATAAGCCAATGGTCAAAAAACGGTTATTAACATTATCAATTAATTACGAACGGTAATGAGTTAATCACAATTAATTCTTAACGGTAATAAAATGTTTCACAATTAACTAAAAcgttttagaaaattaaaagaaagttttagtaaaaatatatatattattttatctcTCATCGCCACACCTGACGGAAGGACGGTGGCACACTCGTGGAGTAATAGGCATATTTACAGTTGCCTATCTCCTCTCTTCTTCCAAAACTTAGGTGCCACATTCCGAAACAATCAATAtttgagagaataaaataatattattttttgttttcacagatttttcatccaataattGTAAACAAGCTGTAGGTGTTCATGAATCATGGGTTATCGAGATGCGTCAGTCTAAAGGCACATTTTTGGTCCAATTCAATTATTTAGATAATGTAATATTTTGGTTAAATTGATTCGAATTGTTTGGATCATTTCGGAAATTCAAATTCTTTAAATTTGGATGGCAATTTGCCTCCATTATTTATTCCATTTTTTATATTAGAAAGAGTAGAACAATATTATGTAAAACACatttcatttgtttttaattaattaattaattaatgtaattCAATTTCAATATAATGtaaaactattttcaaatatagcaaatgaatcaatatatttacaaaatatagtaaaatatcacaatctatctaCAATAGACAACCATATCATAATAAACACATATATTAGTCTATCTTTGTTTATCGAGATCTAATATAGacaaattataatattttgttatatttgtaaatatttaaaaaagttttgcaatttaagataattttcattaaataaaattaaaatatgagTAAATTGCAAAAACCGCACCTAAAGCATAATGATAGTTATAATTATATCCTTAAACTTTCAATAATAACAATTGGactcttaaacttttaaaaatgtaaaaactgGACCATAAAGCTTATAGTAATCGTAGAAATTAGACCCCCAAACCATAAAAATTGAGTCTAAAAATCATATAATCGATATAATTTATACAATTATGTAACTTTGAGGAGTTTAAAGGTCGAATGTCAAAATCTGGATAAACTCGAGAACctgaattttattttcaaaagtttggGATAATTGCAGCAACTACTATACTTTAGGGGtgatttttgtaatttgttACTAGAATAAATATAAGTATACATGAGGTTATCTTATacaactatttttttcttaaagttGAACGCCTCTAGTAGTAAACACATACCAAGAAGATTGGATACACATTCAAAACCTGGCTACCCTTGCAACCATGGTTTCGTTCTTTTCTCCTTGGTTTACATGTTTTAAAAACCATCAAATCCATGTACCTTACCCTTAATATAACATATTGACATAAACTCAttagtatatatttttttactatTATAATTGGAACCTCAATTTGAGAGTGAGCTATAATAATCCATTTAGCTCACTCCATCCAATCGAAGTTGGGCCATCAATCCTTATAATGATGGGCTTTTAATTAAAATAGCATAAATTGTTATATCATATTACACAATGGACCTTTCTTCTtaatatattacataaaagTCCTAAATAAACTACTTTATTTCACAAAAGAATGAGCCAATTTACTTTAATACCCATATTTGTTTAATGTAAAcgaaataaaattgaaaaggaaAGTTTTGGAGATGCGTGAAAAGGGAAAACTATTTGCAAGTATAAGGAATTTGCACTTTGTTCGACGAAAACTAccattattttttcaaaaatctaCTAGTCGTTTGCCATCTTCCATTCTTCGCTCACATTAGGGTTTTCATTCTTTGTCTCCAGCAATGTCGACACCGTCTTCCATTGTATTGCGAATCAATCTTCCATTTCGGTGAGTCTATTTCTTTAAtcttatatgaaataaaatggGGTATATTTGCAACGCAACCTCGAATTTCTTTAAAGTCTGCAATTTTGGCCACCCTAACgaaatatattagaaatatatgtcactaataatttattgttgtaattaagaaggggtatatatatatatactaaatcactaaaaaaacatataatctTCTTCGGTTACTGGATGtccatatatatgtattatggtaaataagaaggggtatatatataagaaatcaCATAACATACTCATATTCATCGGTTATTGTATGTCAATTTATATgcattattgtatatatgaaggggtatatatatataaaatcacAAAACACATATATCACATTTGTTCGTTACTGTATATCAATTTGTATGTATTATTGCAtatatgaaggggtatatataaaattatatgcATTATTCACAGAATAGACAATTCATATTCCTTGGCGACTGTATGTAAAATTATATgcattattgtatatatgaagtGGTATATATCTAAAACAAGTATTTTGGAATATAAGGTTAAATGTTCTAGGAAAACTACAATGTAATGgaatattgaaaaatataagGAATTGAGGAAAAGAACTAACTGAAAGTATGAGGAGATCAAAAGTTACCGTCGTCGGTCGAGGAAGACAACTAACTGAAATTGGTGAACAAATTCAATAAGTTGCTGGCGGCGGAAAGTGAATGATGTACTGAAATTTGATGACTATAGATATTACTAGTGAGAAAATTGAAGAAGTTGACGGCGGCAGTAAGATGATTTAGCCGGCCGATGAAGAATTAATCAGGAGCTACTACCGAATTAATCAAGGTGGCGAATGAACATTTAGTACCAAATTAATCAAtatctattttgaaaattatattcatattaaaagatatattatttgatgataaatgaaaataaattataaaaggtaacatttttttattaataattaacattttacattaattaatataataattaagaaaGTTATGAATTAGATATTAGATATTAATGATCAATATAATgcaaataagaaaatatatactaTTTAAATTCgaaataactatataattaatgttaataATAAAGTTAAAATTGTCTTAAAAATATACGAAATCCTATcgagaaaaataatttattttaggaTATTCGTGAAATTTCCTAATTAAAAGTAGGCCTTTACtcttataattattattgtttttttaaaaaagaagcaTTAGATTAGAAATGGGGTTGGAGAGACTGTCCAGATATGTGTTACTCCATTCTGACGGGAAGTTTTCCACCAAGATTAATGAAGGACCAACCATAAGATATAAATGCATGTTCTATATCAAAGAAAACAATAAACAGTATATCATTGTAAATTAAAAGAGGGAAAGCAACATGAAATGTTCACAATGGGTATTAGTCAAAGTTTAGATCCAAATTGCCGTCAGAAATGAAGTTGAATCAACATCAGTACAGTCCTGTGTCAAAGGCTCTCACCTACATACTTCGCCTTTAAGCCATTTACATTGAATGCGAGCTCACTCCCTTGTGGTTGTGCCGTCCCGAGTTGATTGTCTGCGGTTGATGCTGCGCTATTAAAATGCCCCCGCCTGGTGGGTGGCCACAGACCATGTCCATTCAATGCCCAATTCCCATAACTTATGCAATTAATAACTCCCCTAACTCAAACTAAACTGCTTCCCATCCTCTTCAACATTCAAGTTTTTGACTACTTCCAACAACAGAGGGGCAGACAAAAAAACACATCAACACAATTCGAAGGCTATCTTGATTCTTCATAATCAGATCAATGTACCCTGTACTTCCATGCTTTCCAAGCACTCCTAACTTCATCCAATTCTTCATTCGGAATGCTTGtgtacttgtccaatttctccACCCATTCTTTCCATGGGGGGCTTTCTGTGTCCAGGAACTCAGTTACCTCGGGCAATATCGCTGATCTGTAGAATTCATTCACTGACTTGATTATGTCATCCGATTCATTCAGTGTGACCAAGTCTGGCCTTGTTGGAACTCCTGGCCGTTTTCTGGTGGAAAAACTGTTACCTCTTAGGACTAAGACCTCAGCTGGAGCAATGGGTAGAACTATTCTAGAGAACTTGGTCAGTGACAATGCTATAACATCTCTTGGGAGAAGTTTCCGCTTCACTGCCACAGCCGTTCCTATCATTTTCCGAATCTGCCCAGGATGTAATAAAAGATGCATCAGAATGGCCCTTTCGTTTTAAAACTAGAACATTAACTACCCAATATTAATTACTAATGAAAACAACTTCATTGTTCATAAGATATGTTATTGATGTTCtttttcaaaaggaaaaaaatcatATTATGAGCTCAAACGTTACAAAAAGAATGGAAATGAGAAATCTGCCAAAAGAAAGCCCGACACCTTTTCACCTCCCATTTCTCCTTCCAATTCCTAAACTTAATAATAGATTCTAGTTTCTCGTAAAGCTTGAACCAATGAATTATGAACCTTAGAGAGTAAATGAAGGTTATGATGGTATATGTTTAACAAGTCAAGCTCATAGAGCTTGAACTCATCAACtctattgaaagcaattaacaacaacccgagacttacgtggaaacccgagaaccgggagaaaagccacgatactttagtttttattatttttcttatgaacaaaatacaa comes from Cucumis melo cultivar AY chromosome 12, USDA_Cmelo_AY_1.0, whole genome shotgun sequence and encodes:
- the LOC103497028 gene encoding protein NUCLEAR FUSION DEFECTIVE 4; translation: MPSSSIVFRWLSLIGIIWLQSINGTNFNFPSYSSQLKQQLSMSQLQLNNLAFASDAGKLFACFSGLAANYLPLWLVLFIGSSLGLIGYGVQYLFITNHFHSPSYWLIFFLTVLAGNSICWINTVCYMVAITNFASSNRQVAVGISTSYQGLSAKVYTDIVGSIFSNKDSSKTAETFLLLNSVLPLGVCVLVSPLARFVKIVEEQGKLEVGFFVIFVITIATGTFATITSVGSVSRMLSALSGLVGIMVFLVLPLVVVVEEKVKERVEKGKEGRVYHFTVEENNDVERIMRGENERKVERTDDGEAMEEIGAKEMVKRINFWLYFGVYLFGATLGLAFLNNLGQIAESRGSSSVSSLVSLSSSFGFFGRLLPSILDYFLSRRNKFMKSKPGWMVGLMGALCGGFFLLLSPSDTSLCMSTAIIAICTGAITSISVSTTTDLFGATNFSINHNVVVANIPFGSFIFGYMAAFLYHKQAGHGVAAGKCIGVECYRTTFLIWGCFSSFGTFLALLLFARTRSFYSTTDLSSHISPN